A part of Myxococcus landrumus genomic DNA contains:
- a CDS encoding SDR family NAD(P)-dependent oxidoreductase — protein MKTVKDKVAAITGAGSGIGRATAVLLASKGCHVALSDVNMSGLGETEALCRAKGVRVRVDRVDVAKREQVHTWADEVAREFGTVHVIINNAGVALGATIEDTRYEDFEWLMNINFWGVVYGTKAFLPHLKAAGEGHVVNVSSVFGLIGVPTQAAYNSAKFAVKGFTEALRQELEVESDAIGVTCVHPGGIKTNIARNARVTMRPGWTDERSSKDFEKAFATTPEQAAEDILAAIHKNRRRQLIGTDAVFIDLLQRLLPTLYQRLLIAGMKRRRRKMLAAAPSSGSA, from the coding sequence ATGAAGACGGTGAAAGACAAGGTCGCGGCGATTACGGGCGCGGGCTCGGGCATCGGTCGCGCGACCGCGGTGTTGTTGGCGAGCAAGGGCTGTCACGTCGCGCTGTCCGACGTGAACATGAGCGGGCTGGGCGAGACGGAGGCGCTGTGCCGTGCGAAGGGCGTGCGTGTCCGGGTGGACCGGGTGGACGTCGCGAAGCGCGAGCAGGTGCACACCTGGGCGGACGAGGTGGCGCGCGAGTTCGGCACGGTCCACGTCATCATCAACAACGCGGGCGTGGCGCTGGGTGCCACCATCGAAGACACCCGGTATGAGGACTTCGAGTGGTTGATGAACATCAACTTCTGGGGCGTGGTGTACGGGACGAAGGCCTTCCTGCCGCACCTCAAGGCGGCGGGGGAGGGACACGTCGTCAACGTCTCCAGCGTGTTCGGGCTGATTGGGGTGCCGACGCAGGCGGCGTACAACTCGGCGAAGTTCGCGGTGAAGGGCTTCACGGAGGCGCTGCGGCAGGAGCTGGAGGTGGAGTCCGACGCCATCGGCGTCACGTGTGTCCATCCCGGAGGCATCAAGACGAACATCGCGCGCAACGCACGGGTGACGATGCGGCCGGGGTGGACGGATGAGCGCTCGTCGAAGGACTTCGAGAAGGCGTTCGCCACCACGCCCGAGCAGGCCGCGGAGGACATCCTCGCCGCGATTCACAAGAACCGGCGCCGCCAGCTCATCGGCACGGATGCCGTCTTCATCGACCTGCTGCAACGCCTGTTGCCCACGCTCTACCAGCGCCTGTTGATTGCGGGGATGAAGCGGCGGCGGAGGAAGATGCTGGCCGCCGCGCCCTCCAGCGGCTCCGCGTGA
- a CDS encoding dioxygenase family protein, translating into MQELDRRSVLWGLGACVAGGVGCSLATTPAEASGDTTTPRVRANLYACEGCEAILEREHSKLSATVQLANSAEPGERLRLTGKVLSAEGRKPAAGVVIYAHHTNAAGLYANGSDESEWSRRHGRLRGWARTGADGVYTFDTIKPAPYPNDTLPAHIHLVIQEPGRRAYYLDDVVFDGEFGVTPKYRASQEFRGGSGIIRLERTAEGVWLAKRDIVLERHP; encoded by the coding sequence ATGCAAGAGCTTGATCGCCGTTCCGTCTTGTGGGGGCTGGGGGCTTGTGTGGCGGGTGGGGTGGGGTGCTCGTTGGCGACGACCCCGGCCGAGGCCAGTGGTGACACGACAACGCCCCGTGTCAGGGCCAACCTCTACGCCTGTGAAGGCTGTGAGGCCATCCTGGAGCGGGAGCACTCGAAGCTCTCCGCCACGGTGCAGTTGGCCAACAGCGCCGAGCCCGGCGAGCGGCTGCGTCTGACGGGCAAGGTCCTGAGCGCGGAGGGGCGCAAGCCCGCCGCCGGGGTCGTCATTTACGCGCACCACACCAACGCCGCGGGGCTCTACGCGAACGGGAGCGATGAGTCCGAGTGGAGCCGCCGGCACGGCCGCCTGCGAGGATGGGCCAGGACGGGCGCGGATGGCGTCTACACCTTCGACACCATCAAGCCCGCGCCCTATCCCAACGACACGCTCCCGGCGCACATCCACCTGGTCATCCAGGAGCCCGGTCGCCGCGCGTACTACCTCGACGACGTCGTCTTCGACGGCGAGTTCGGGGTGACGCCGAAGTACCGCGCCAGCCAGGAGTTCCGAGGCGGAAGCGGCATCATCCGACTGGAGCGGACCGCCGAGGGCGTGTGGCTCGCGAAGCGCGACATCGTCCTGGAGCGTCACCCCTGA
- a CDS encoding TonB-dependent receptor plug domain-containing protein yields the protein MSRRHWPRLSSLLLLLCGPSALAQWESEPTEPPPAEPANTVAQEELPLDGESEVHSQVASFAITKLRDSPAVVTSMTGEEIRNSGARDLMDVLLQIPGFFFGVDTQGAVGPGFRGLWGYEGKVLLVVDGKELNEQLYSTMQLGNELPVELIERIEVVRGPGSVIYGGNAELAVINVITRGVQGSTDLMVSGTYGQLAKSYGRRGLTLSGRKVFESAPGLSVFASASMGQGQRGDAEFRDFFGNTAEMGGNTRLNPTTVQAGVGYKDLQLSVLYQRYATSAIIAFDEVLETPSASDFESFHAELSNRFRPSERLEIIPRFNLTIAEPFRDADRGSEFYYEKQVMRLRGRTMARWAALDYLQLTGGVDVASDQGKLKGPANVGLQTPFGEDGTLSVSYLNVAGFVEAFSENPIATVVAGARYENHSDFGSSFVPRLVLLRAFGPFSAKALFSRAFRAPGIENISLGADVRPERTTVYELEGTLRFGDNHALSANAFDVGVSDPIIYSYDAVANEEVYRNLGRLGSRGIELDYHIKGSWGRAALSYSFYAPSGRNDVEDYQVPGHSNAFTGMPTHKASLSGSVKVMPWLSVNPTAVLVGRRFAVDVADERGNSPVEELPTQLLLNLYVRAENVGTQGLEIGAGVYNLLGTNFRIAQPYNGGHAPMPVFSREFLVKLTYLFDPGMMEQP from the coding sequence ATGTCCCGCCGTCACTGGCCCCGACTGTCGTCGCTGCTGCTGCTGTTGTGCGGTCCCTCCGCCCTGGCGCAATGGGAGTCGGAGCCCACCGAGCCCCCTCCCGCCGAGCCCGCCAACACCGTGGCGCAGGAGGAGCTGCCGCTCGACGGTGAGTCGGAGGTGCACAGCCAGGTGGCCTCGTTCGCCATCACCAAGCTGCGCGACTCACCCGCCGTGGTGACGTCCATGACGGGCGAGGAGATTCGCAACTCCGGCGCCCGGGATTTGATGGATGTGTTGCTCCAGATACCGGGTTTCTTCTTCGGCGTGGACACCCAGGGCGCGGTGGGGCCGGGCTTCCGGGGGCTGTGGGGTTACGAGGGCAAGGTGCTGCTCGTGGTGGACGGCAAGGAGCTCAACGAGCAGCTCTACTCGACGATGCAGCTGGGCAACGAGCTGCCCGTCGAGCTGATTGAGCGCATCGAGGTGGTGCGCGGTCCGGGCTCGGTCATCTACGGCGGCAACGCGGAGCTGGCCGTCATCAACGTGATTACGCGCGGGGTGCAGGGCAGCACGGACCTGATGGTGTCCGGCACGTATGGACAGCTCGCGAAGTCGTACGGGAGGCGCGGGCTGACGCTGTCGGGCCGCAAGGTCTTCGAGTCCGCGCCGGGCCTGAGCGTCTTCGCGTCCGCGTCGATGGGACAGGGCCAGCGCGGCGACGCGGAGTTCCGCGACTTCTTCGGCAACACCGCGGAGATGGGCGGCAACACGCGGCTGAACCCGACGACGGTGCAGGCGGGCGTGGGCTACAAGGACTTGCAGCTCAGCGTGCTGTACCAGCGCTACGCCACGTCGGCCATCATCGCCTTCGACGAGGTGCTGGAGACGCCGTCGGCCAGCGACTTCGAGTCCTTCCACGCGGAGCTGAGCAACCGCTTCCGCCCCAGCGAGCGGCTGGAAATCATCCCGCGCTTCAACCTCACCATCGCGGAGCCGTTCCGCGACGCGGACCGGGGCTCGGAGTTCTATTACGAGAAGCAGGTGATGCGGCTGCGCGGCCGGACGATGGCGCGGTGGGCGGCGCTGGACTACCTGCAGCTCACCGGCGGCGTGGACGTGGCGTCGGACCAGGGCAAGCTCAAGGGCCCCGCGAACGTGGGCCTCCAGACGCCCTTCGGCGAGGATGGGACGCTGAGCGTCTCGTACCTGAACGTCGCGGGCTTCGTGGAGGCGTTCTCGGAGAACCCCATCGCCACGGTGGTGGCGGGCGCGCGGTATGAGAATCACAGCGACTTCGGCAGCTCCTTCGTCCCCCGGCTGGTGCTCCTGCGCGCGTTCGGCCCGTTCAGCGCCAAGGCGTTGTTCAGCCGCGCGTTCCGCGCACCGGGCATCGAGAACATCAGCCTGGGCGCCGACGTGCGGCCCGAGCGCACCACGGTTTACGAGTTGGAGGGCACGCTGCGCTTCGGCGACAACCATGCGCTGAGCGCCAACGCGTTCGACGTGGGCGTGTCCGACCCCATCATCTACTCGTACGACGCGGTGGCGAACGAGGAGGTGTACCGGAACCTGGGACGGCTGGGCAGCCGGGGCATCGAGCTGGACTACCACATCAAGGGGAGCTGGGGCCGCGCGGCGCTGAGCTACTCGTTCTATGCGCCGTCGGGCCGCAATGACGTGGAGGACTACCAGGTGCCGGGGCACTCGAATGCCTTCACGGGGATGCCCACGCACAAGGCCTCGCTGTCCGGCAGCGTGAAGGTGATGCCGTGGCTGTCGGTGAACCCCACCGCGGTGCTGGTGGGAAGGCGCTTCGCCGTGGACGTCGCGGACGAGCGGGGCAACTCACCCGTGGAGGAGCTCCCCACGCAACTGCTGCTCAACCTCTACGTGCGCGCGGAGAACGTGGGGACGCAGGGGCTGGAGATTGGCGCGGGCGTGTACAACCTCCTCGGCACGAACTTCCGAATCGCGCAGCCGTACAACGGCGGACACGCGCCCATGCCCGTGTTCTCGCGCGAGTTCCTCGTCAAGCTCACGTACCTGTTCGACCCGGGGATGATGGAGCAGCCGTAG
- a CDS encoding PEGA domain-containing protein, giving the protein MKQKTWIAVIVVGTLALNAMAYVVVRKRRAVAPVPSATAPLPATEVQAPPAVVQQPPAAPAVEDPNEGLSRARRAAGLAALEDRDYDTAVSEFTEALSLRKAPGGDLVDLLRIATDLQSRERSRTARADQAKPSREPPQRASLRTRAARVAAARVQAPKEEPAALPEEARGGLLLVTSTPPGLVVQVDGKAVDMTPARLPLRAGTYRVALVQGDRKLVEESVELGEDSVRSINRDVSDLLSPPPAVATRPTAPTSPAATAVPPPAPPVATPEPAPTPAHTETPVAAKVAATGRGELDISSPSLYGEVWVNNRPYGFPPLVAQNLPAGPARVEVRVNGEVKRRLSVEVEPGRRTAVRVR; this is encoded by the coding sequence ATGAAACAGAAGACCTGGATTGCCGTCATCGTCGTCGGAACCCTCGCGCTCAACGCCATGGCGTACGTCGTGGTGCGCAAGCGGCGCGCGGTGGCGCCCGTGCCTTCCGCGACGGCGCCCCTGCCCGCCACGGAGGTCCAGGCCCCGCCCGCCGTCGTCCAGCAGCCCCCCGCAGCGCCCGCCGTGGAGGACCCCAACGAGGGCTTGTCCCGAGCCCGCCGCGCCGCCGGGCTCGCCGCCCTGGAGGACCGCGACTACGACACCGCGGTCAGCGAGTTCACCGAAGCGCTGAGCCTGCGCAAGGCGCCGGGCGGAGACCTGGTGGACCTGCTGCGCATCGCCACCGACCTCCAGTCGCGCGAGCGGAGCCGGACGGCCCGCGCCGACCAAGCCAAGCCCTCGCGGGAGCCCCCGCAGCGAGCCTCGCTGCGGACGCGCGCCGCGCGAGTCGCCGCCGCCCGCGTGCAGGCGCCCAAGGAAGAGCCCGCCGCGCTGCCGGAGGAGGCCCGAGGGGGCCTGCTGCTCGTGACGTCCACGCCCCCGGGGCTCGTGGTCCAGGTGGATGGCAAGGCCGTGGACATGACGCCCGCGCGGCTGCCCCTGCGCGCGGGGACGTACCGGGTGGCGCTGGTGCAGGGAGACCGCAAGCTGGTGGAGGAGTCGGTGGAGCTGGGTGAGGACAGCGTGCGCTCCATCAACCGCGACGTGAGCGACCTCTTGTCTCCGCCGCCCGCGGTGGCCACGCGGCCCACGGCGCCCACCTCGCCCGCGGCCACCGCCGTGCCGCCTCCCGCGCCTCCCGTCGCCACTCCGGAGCCGGCCCCCACGCCCGCGCACACGGAGACGCCCGTGGCCGCGAAGGTGGCGGCGACGGGGCGAGGCGAGCTCGACATCAGCTCGCCGTCTCTCTACGGCGAGGTCTGGGTCAACAACCGGCCCTATGGATTTCCGCCGCTCGTCGCCCAGAACCTTCCCGCGGGTCCGGCTCGCGTGGAGGTTCGGGTGAACGGCGAAGTGAAGCGCCGCCTGAGTGTCGAGGTCGAGCCGGGTCGCCGCACCGCCGTCCGGGTGCGCTGA